The proteins below come from a single Molothrus ater isolate BHLD 08-10-18 breed brown headed cowbird chromosome 3, BPBGC_Mater_1.1, whole genome shotgun sequence genomic window:
- the BEND3 gene encoding BEN domain-containing protein 3 isoform X1, which yields MNSAEITDDDEVKIPKKNVKVETENEDEALDCSVTSRSAEKHSLDGAVTCLQDSSKRKQSSLGCDGSGGQQDALPSVKKRRFTQEGSLSNMRNRDAGSPTQVNAEQPSKSKNSNVTWLCEEESFSDIITPSYKKPLYGISHKITEKKNPPGAEQFASYELFEKINPSSPSQIRTLNDQRKRDSAIAVAAATADSESNIYSLIQKMFYTLNTLNTNMTQLHSKVDLLSLEVSRIKKQVSPAESVADFKPPPEYQLTSTELKQIMDQSTSGGDLACRLLVQLFPELFSDDEFGRSCSACGFLNKRKLESLHLQLIRNYVEVCYPSVKNTAVWQLECLPQVNDFFNRFWAQREMENSQQNVQSSSFYETEQVESSHFMEDKEQEEALSLDRSNVIASDYMLDAQDLNEFLDEASSPGEFSVFLLHRLFPELFDHRKLAERYSCFGDSGKQLLDPHRLQIIRRYTEIYFPDVQEEEAWLQQCVQRINDELESTYMDGSECDQMRDDCYDSSSLPDDVSIIKVEDSFEYEKPGRRSKKIWLVPIDFDKLDFPPPDFDVPVPDYLLNKEQIKSIYESSLSIGNFASRLLVLLFPELFTHENLRKQYNCSGSLGKKQLDPTRIKLIRHYVQILYPRAKNDRVWTLEFVGKLDERCRRRDTEQRRSYQQQRKIHVPGPDRREFLTYAINPERFREEFEGPPLPPERSSKDFCKIPLDELVVPNPDFPVPSLYLLSDKEIREIVQQSLSVGNFAARLLVRLFPELFTPENLRLQYNHSGACNKKQLDPIRLRLIRHYVEAVYPVEKMEEVWHYECIPSIDERCRRPNRKKCDILKKAKKAKKVTGSLNC from the coding sequence GGTTCCCTTTCAAACATGAGGAACAGAGATGCTGGCTCACCCACTCAGGTAAATGCAGAGCAGCCAAGCAAGAGCAAGAATTCTAATGTAACATGGCTCTGTGAAGAAGAATCCTTCAGTGACATAATCACTCCATCTTATAAAAAACCTCTCTATGGCATCTCACACAAAATCACAGAGAAGAAGAAcccaccaggagcagagcagtttGCTTCTTACGAGTTGTTTGAAAAAATCAACCCCAGCAGTCCCTCACAAATTCGGACTTTGAACGATCAACGCAAAAGAGACTCAGCCATTGCAGTAGCGGCAGCCACAGCAGATTCAGAATCAAATATATATTCTTTgatacagaaaatgttttacaCCTTGAACACACTCAACACCAATATGACTCAGCTTCACAGTAAAGTTGACCTGTTGTCTCTGGAGGTTAGCAGAATTAAAAAGCAAGTCAGTCCAGCAGAGTCTGTTGCTGACTTCAAGCCTCCCCCGGAGTACCAGCTGACTTCTACGGAACTCAAACAAATCATGGATCAAAGCACATCGGGCGGGGACCTGGCTTGCCGGTTGCTCgtgcagctcttcccagagctcttcagtGATGATGAgtttggcaggagctgcagtgcatGTGGCTTTCTCAACAAAAGGAAACTTGAATCTCTTCATCTGCAGCTTATTCGTAACTATGTGGAAGTTTGTTATCCTTCTGTGAAGAATACAGCTGTGTGGCAGTTGGAGTGTTTGCCTCAAGTCAATGATTTTTTCAATAGATTTTGGGCtcaaagggaaatggaaaacagTCAGCAGAATGTGCAATCATCCAGTTTTTATGAGACTGAGCAGGTCGAATCCTCTCATTTTATGGAGGATAAAGAGCAGGAAGAAGCTTTGTCCTTGGACAGGAGTAATGTCATTGCCTCAGATTACATGCTGGATGCTCAGGATCTCAATGAATTTTTAGATGAAGCTTCTTCACcaggagagttttctgtttttttgttaCATAGACTGTTTCCAGAACTCTTTGACCACAGAAAATTAGCTGAAAGGTACAGCTGCTTTGGAGACTCTGGAAAACAACTGCTGGATCCTCATCGGCTTCAAATAATCCGTAGGTACACTGAAATTTACTTTCCAGACGTGCAAGAAGAAGAAGCCTGGTTGCAGCAGTGTGTTCAGCGAATAAATGATGAGCTTGAAAGTACGTATATGGATGGAAGTGAATGTGACCAGATGAGAGATGACTGTTACGATTCTTCTAGTTTACCAGATGATGTATCAATCATAAAAGTGGAAGACAGTTTTGAATATGAAAAGCCTGGCAGACGGTCCAAAAAAATTTGGCTTGTACCCATAGATTTTGACAAACTTGACTTTCCCCCTCCTGATTTTGATGTCCCTGTCCCGGATTACCTGTTGAACAAAGAACAGATTAAAAGCATATATGAAAGCAGTCTTTCCATAGGCAACTTTGCTTCCCGATTGCTTGTTCTCCTATTTCCTGAACTATTTACTCATGAAAACTTACGGAAGCAATACAACTGTAGCGGATCTTTAGGCAAGAAACAGCTTGACCCCActagaattaaattaattcGACATTATGTGCAGATACTGTACCCCAGAGCAAAGAATGACAGAGTGTGGACATTAGAGTTTGTTGGGAAGCTTGACGAGAGGTGTCGACGAAGAGACACGGAGCAAAGGCGCTCGTACCAACAGCAACGGAAAATCCATGTGCCAGGGCCCGACAGGAGGGAATTTCTCACCTATGCAATAAACCCTGAGAGATTTCGGGAAGAATTTGAAGGGCCGCCACTGCCACCggaaagaagcagcaaggaTTTTTGCAAGATACCACTTGATGAACTTGTTGTTCCTAATCCAGACTTCCCTGTGCCTTCTCTGTATTTGCTGTCTGACAAGGAGATAAGAGAGATAGTGCAGCAGAGCCTGTCAGTCGGCAACTTTGCTGCCAGACTTCTTGTAAGACTCTTCCCTGAACTCTTTACTCCGGAGAATCTGAGACTGCAGTACAACCATTCAGGTGCTTGTAATAAAAAACAGCTTGATCCCATCAGACTGAGACTGATCCGTCATTACGTGGAGGCAGTTTATCCTGTGGAGAAAATGGAAGAGGTGTGGCATTATGAATGTATACCGAGCATCGATGAAAGGTGCCGGCGTCCTAACAGAAAAAAGTGTGATATACTGAAAAAAgctaagaaagcaaaaaaagtgACAGGTTCTTTAAACTGCTAA
- the BEND3 gene encoding BEN domain-containing protein 3 isoform X2 translates to MRNRDAGSPTQVNAEQPSKSKNSNVTWLCEEESFSDIITPSYKKPLYGISHKITEKKNPPGAEQFASYELFEKINPSSPSQIRTLNDQRKRDSAIAVAAATADSESNIYSLIQKMFYTLNTLNTNMTQLHSKVDLLSLEVSRIKKQVSPAESVADFKPPPEYQLTSTELKQIMDQSTSGGDLACRLLVQLFPELFSDDEFGRSCSACGFLNKRKLESLHLQLIRNYVEVCYPSVKNTAVWQLECLPQVNDFFNRFWAQREMENSQQNVQSSSFYETEQVESSHFMEDKEQEEALSLDRSNVIASDYMLDAQDLNEFLDEASSPGEFSVFLLHRLFPELFDHRKLAERYSCFGDSGKQLLDPHRLQIIRRYTEIYFPDVQEEEAWLQQCVQRINDELESTYMDGSECDQMRDDCYDSSSLPDDVSIIKVEDSFEYEKPGRRSKKIWLVPIDFDKLDFPPPDFDVPVPDYLLNKEQIKSIYESSLSIGNFASRLLVLLFPELFTHENLRKQYNCSGSLGKKQLDPTRIKLIRHYVQILYPRAKNDRVWTLEFVGKLDERCRRRDTEQRRSYQQQRKIHVPGPDRREFLTYAINPERFREEFEGPPLPPERSSKDFCKIPLDELVVPNPDFPVPSLYLLSDKEIREIVQQSLSVGNFAARLLVRLFPELFTPENLRLQYNHSGACNKKQLDPIRLRLIRHYVEAVYPVEKMEEVWHYECIPSIDERCRRPNRKKCDILKKAKKAKKVTGSLNC, encoded by the coding sequence ATGAGGAACAGAGATGCTGGCTCACCCACTCAGGTAAATGCAGAGCAGCCAAGCAAGAGCAAGAATTCTAATGTAACATGGCTCTGTGAAGAAGAATCCTTCAGTGACATAATCACTCCATCTTATAAAAAACCTCTCTATGGCATCTCACACAAAATCACAGAGAAGAAGAAcccaccaggagcagagcagtttGCTTCTTACGAGTTGTTTGAAAAAATCAACCCCAGCAGTCCCTCACAAATTCGGACTTTGAACGATCAACGCAAAAGAGACTCAGCCATTGCAGTAGCGGCAGCCACAGCAGATTCAGAATCAAATATATATTCTTTgatacagaaaatgttttacaCCTTGAACACACTCAACACCAATATGACTCAGCTTCACAGTAAAGTTGACCTGTTGTCTCTGGAGGTTAGCAGAATTAAAAAGCAAGTCAGTCCAGCAGAGTCTGTTGCTGACTTCAAGCCTCCCCCGGAGTACCAGCTGACTTCTACGGAACTCAAACAAATCATGGATCAAAGCACATCGGGCGGGGACCTGGCTTGCCGGTTGCTCgtgcagctcttcccagagctcttcagtGATGATGAgtttggcaggagctgcagtgcatGTGGCTTTCTCAACAAAAGGAAACTTGAATCTCTTCATCTGCAGCTTATTCGTAACTATGTGGAAGTTTGTTATCCTTCTGTGAAGAATACAGCTGTGTGGCAGTTGGAGTGTTTGCCTCAAGTCAATGATTTTTTCAATAGATTTTGGGCtcaaagggaaatggaaaacagTCAGCAGAATGTGCAATCATCCAGTTTTTATGAGACTGAGCAGGTCGAATCCTCTCATTTTATGGAGGATAAAGAGCAGGAAGAAGCTTTGTCCTTGGACAGGAGTAATGTCATTGCCTCAGATTACATGCTGGATGCTCAGGATCTCAATGAATTTTTAGATGAAGCTTCTTCACcaggagagttttctgtttttttgttaCATAGACTGTTTCCAGAACTCTTTGACCACAGAAAATTAGCTGAAAGGTACAGCTGCTTTGGAGACTCTGGAAAACAACTGCTGGATCCTCATCGGCTTCAAATAATCCGTAGGTACACTGAAATTTACTTTCCAGACGTGCAAGAAGAAGAAGCCTGGTTGCAGCAGTGTGTTCAGCGAATAAATGATGAGCTTGAAAGTACGTATATGGATGGAAGTGAATGTGACCAGATGAGAGATGACTGTTACGATTCTTCTAGTTTACCAGATGATGTATCAATCATAAAAGTGGAAGACAGTTTTGAATATGAAAAGCCTGGCAGACGGTCCAAAAAAATTTGGCTTGTACCCATAGATTTTGACAAACTTGACTTTCCCCCTCCTGATTTTGATGTCCCTGTCCCGGATTACCTGTTGAACAAAGAACAGATTAAAAGCATATATGAAAGCAGTCTTTCCATAGGCAACTTTGCTTCCCGATTGCTTGTTCTCCTATTTCCTGAACTATTTACTCATGAAAACTTACGGAAGCAATACAACTGTAGCGGATCTTTAGGCAAGAAACAGCTTGACCCCActagaattaaattaattcGACATTATGTGCAGATACTGTACCCCAGAGCAAAGAATGACAGAGTGTGGACATTAGAGTTTGTTGGGAAGCTTGACGAGAGGTGTCGACGAAGAGACACGGAGCAAAGGCGCTCGTACCAACAGCAACGGAAAATCCATGTGCCAGGGCCCGACAGGAGGGAATTTCTCACCTATGCAATAAACCCTGAGAGATTTCGGGAAGAATTTGAAGGGCCGCCACTGCCACCggaaagaagcagcaaggaTTTTTGCAAGATACCACTTGATGAACTTGTTGTTCCTAATCCAGACTTCCCTGTGCCTTCTCTGTATTTGCTGTCTGACAAGGAGATAAGAGAGATAGTGCAGCAGAGCCTGTCAGTCGGCAACTTTGCTGCCAGACTTCTTGTAAGACTCTTCCCTGAACTCTTTACTCCGGAGAATCTGAGACTGCAGTACAACCATTCAGGTGCTTGTAATAAAAAACAGCTTGATCCCATCAGACTGAGACTGATCCGTCATTACGTGGAGGCAGTTTATCCTGTGGAGAAAATGGAAGAGGTGTGGCATTATGAATGTATACCGAGCATCGATGAAAGGTGCCGGCGTCCTAACAGAAAAAAGTGTGATATACTGAAAAAAgctaagaaagcaaaaaaagtgACAGGTTCTTTAAACTGCTAA
- the LOC118685581 gene encoding taste receptor type 2 member 7-like, which produces MEASHPPQQSNVTSYEAMALAIITLEVFAGTGINAFIVCVLCIAWVKKKSLNSNEKILLLLGCSRISFLCFAWVYHFISKFFPNFLHVQTILQVLALFGTSFNYSNLWVSACLCGFYCIKIANFRNTFFIYLKVKIDRMVPWLLLGTEILALAMVIVTYVLNETLQKNNITSTCQENFWEVTIRKDKHLFSSHFLAGLVLAASFMVVIFSAVFLLFSLWRHKRMMETNSMKDLNMDAHIRAMKSVLSFLVMYSINFVCLILSILYTTKKENIMTLLIHIYLYAFPGVHSLILIFSNPKLEKALLKIPSCVKWEFSMK; this is translated from the coding sequence ATGGAAGCTTCTCACCCTCCACAGCAATCCAATGTCACTTCCTATGAGGCCATGGCTTTGGCCATCATCACCCTGGAGGTGTTTGCTGGCACGGGGATAAATGCTTTCATCGTTTGTGTGCTTTGCATTGCCTGGGtcaaaaagaaatctctgaaCTCTAATGAGAAgatcttgctgctgctgggatgctccaggattTCCTTTTTATGCTTTGCATGGGTATACCActtcatttcaaaattttttcccaattttcttcATGTTCAAACCATACTTCAAGTCCTTGCATTGTTTGGAACGTCTTTTAATTATTCCAACTTGTGGgtctcagcctgtctttgtgGTTTCTACTGCATAAAAATTGCCAATTTCAGGAACACCTTCTTCATCTACCTGAAAGTAAAAATTGACAGGATGGTGCCCTGGCTCTTGTTGGGGACAGAGATTTTAGCCCTGGCTATGGTCATTGTTACCTATGTCCTCAATGAAACTCTGCAGAAGAACAACATCACTTCCACCTGCCAAGAAAATTTTTGGGAAGTAACTATCAGAAAGGATAAACAtcttttctcttctcattttcttgctGGCCTTGTATTAGCTGCTTCATTCATGGTAGTcatcttttctgctgttttcctactcttttctctctggagACACAAGCGCATGATGGAGACCAACTCCATGAAGGACCTCAACATGGATGCCCATATCAGAGCCATGAAATCTGTCCTCTCCTTCTTAGTGATGTACAGCATCAACTTTGTATGTTTGATCTTGTCAATACTTTATACCAcgaagaaagaaaatatcatgACACTCCttatacacatatatttgtatGCTTTTCCAGGTGTTCATTCCCTTATTCTGATTTTCAGCAATCCCAAGCTGGAAAAAGCACTGCTGAAGATTCCCTCCTGTGTGAAGTGGGAGTTTTCCATGAAGTAG